Proteins encoded together in one Hylaeus volcanicus isolate JK05 chromosome 3, UHH_iyHylVolc1.0_haploid, whole genome shotgun sequence window:
- the LOC128873618 gene encoding myosin-IIIb-like isoform X4, whose product MGDIIEMTGGGTNMAYHGLSQHVNFDAIPDPGDRFVLEELIGEGTYGEVYSAQCNETGNKVAIKILENVADNIEEIEEEYLVLRDLCLHPNIPHFHGLFLKRAKPAQEEDQLWFVMELCTGGSVTDLVQGLKRKGRRLTDDQIAYILKETVEALIYLHSNHCMHRDVKGHNILLTEEARVKLVDFGVSSHLAETLARKNTSVGTPYWMAPEVIACEQQLDSSYDSRCDVWSVGITAIELAEGDPPLSELHPMRALFQIPRNPPPALKNPDAHSPELVDFITECLVKDLEHRPFASELKEHPLLVNIESKMDKIRMELREEIRRQRAFGRVHRQPEVTTKHGKLKTDRKTRPEKMYMDDLAALDMLSEDGIVEQLQHRYEQGQIYTYIGDILVAVNPFTNLGLYTGIEQKRYKGQARSDNPPHIFAVADAAYQALLHQRQNQAIVISGESGAGKTESANLLLKQLVYLSKAPNRNLEERILQINPIMEAFGNATTGINANSSRFGKYLDLTMTKGGKVTGARISVYLLEQSRVVAQAEGERNFHIFYYMYDGLEADNRLSEFYLDENLRKQHRYLTDYSQTSQTHIDKFQQLKNGFKLLGFQDGEVDTVYRILAAVLHLGDIEFGEVASEDNTDNKSRVIDTAPLHRVSQLLGVEENDLLEALTSNSVMTRGETITRNNTVAEACAARDAMAKGLYGRLFDWMVNQINCLLCFNRSPNYEPLAIGLLDIFGFENFPRNSFEQLCINIANEQIQYYFNQHIFTWEQQEYMAEGIPVDLVEFSDNRPVLDMLLSKPMGLLALLDEESRFPRATNKSLIEKFHSNIKSKFYVRPKSDAVCFAVHHFAGRVVYQAEGFLEKNRNFLPPEVIQLVRQSQYDMVRFLFQCPITKTGNLYSAVHETDSRKLSQSNQNTKERYSSRGLASQSRAQQTVATYFRYSLMDLLQKMVSGLPQFVRCIKPNDSRSPRFFDKEKVVKQLRYTGVLETIRIRQNGFSHRIPFNEFLKRYCFLAFGYDERVVANRDNCRLLLIRLKMDGWALGRTKVFLKYYHVEFLSKMYEEQLKKIIMVQACVRRWLARIRFKKQKWQFAVSVVTLQRHIRGWLSRKHMIEELKKKEEDEEATALQKAQDELAEKAKAEEQPEEVAEKVQKEALQESDAAVIIQSHFRGYTIRKRFGPELEERFKRILNGHNDKFEAHKALLREGLKNADAAFIVQRWYKKEEKVKKRKPPPRDNIHPKLRQADLIQFSQNVHMKNQEVHKNQRRNKVGVRLNDIDEPPPDYIRPEGFSMVQPIMQYRSGAQVEGEETIKYYHDLKNEMSSGSDFEDDEVGWDLPLIQLENDLHPLSRSRIGQIVEVNAERRDRLDAQGDYAIASEQQLSDIWLKALRNPGETNQQEENSNRARGIMANFQYTD is encoded by the exons AAATGACCGGTGGTGGGACCAACATGGCGTATCACGGTCTCAGTCAGCATGTAAATTTCGACGCGATTCCCGATCCTGGGGATCGTTTCGTTTTGGAGGAATTGATCGGCGAGGGGACGTACGGGGAAGTTTATTCCGCGCAATGCAACGAGACTGGCAATAAAGTCGCGATTAAGATACTGGAGAATGTTGCAGACAACATCGAAGAAATCGAAGAAGAGTATCTCGTGTTGAGGGATCTCTGCCTGCATCCGAACATTCCACACTTTCATGGTTTATTCTTGAAACGAGCGAAACCTGCCCAGGAGGAAGATCAATTATGGTTCGTCATGGAG TTGTGCACCGGTGGGTCGGTGACCGATCTCGTGCAGGGTCTCAAGAGAAAAGGAAGACGTCTAACGGACGATCAAATAGCTTACATCCTCAAAGAAACAGTAGAagcgttaatttatttacacagCAATCATTGCATGCACCGTGACGTTAAAGGACACAACATTTTACTCACCGAGGAGGCACGAGTAAAACTGGTTGACTTTGGCGTGTCCTCGCATCTTGCTGAAACGCTGGCGAGGAAGAACACATCTGTCGGCACGCCATACTGGATGGCGCCTGAG GTAATAGCCTGCGAGCAACAACTGGACTCCTCCTACGATTCTCGTTGCGACGTGTGGTCGGTTGGGATCACAGCCATCGAGTTAGCAGAGGGTGACCCGCCCCTGTCCGAGCTTCACCCCATGAGGGCACTGTTTCAAATCCCAAGGAACCCACCTCCAGCTTTGAAGAACCCCGACGCTCATTCGCCGGAGCTGGTGGACTTCATCACGGAGTGTTTGGTGAAAGATCTCGAGCATCGACCTTTCGCCAGCGAATTGAAAGAGCATCCTTTGTTGGTGAATATCGAATCGAAGATGGACAAGATCAGAATGGAACTGAGGGAAGAGATTCGTCGACAGAGAGCTTTCGGTAGGGTTCACAGGCAACCGGAAGTGACAACCAAGCATGGAAAATTGAAGACTGATCGGAAAACCAGACCAGAGAAAATGTACATGGATGACCTGGCTGCTCTGGATATGTTGTCCGAAGATGGGATTGTTGAACAATTGCAACACAGATACGAACAGGGTCAGATATACACGTACATCGGAGATATCCTGGTCGCAGTCAACCCTTTCACGAATTTGGGATTGTACACGGGAATT GAGCAAAAGAGATACAAAGGTCAAGCGAGGTCGGATAATCCGCCTCATATTTTCGCTGTCGCTGACGCTGCCTACCAAGCATTGCTTCATCAGCGACAAAATCAAGCGATTGTTATCAGCGGTGAATCCGGAGCAGGGAAAACCGAAAGCGCCAATTTGCTATTGAAACAACTAGTCTACTTAAGCAAGGCTCCGAATCGTAATCTGGAAGAAAGgattcttcaaataaatccTATAATGGAGGCTTTTGGTAACGCAACTACTGGGATTAACGCAAACTCGTCGAGGTTTGGAAAGTATTTGGATTTGACGATGACTAAAGGTGGGAAGGTTACTGGCGCCAGAATATCCGTGTACTTGTTGGAGCAGTCTCGAGTAGTGGCTCAAGCAGA AGGTGAGCGCAACTTCCACATATTCTACTACATGTACGATGGCCTAGAGGCAGATAATCGCCTGTCAGAGTTCTACCTAGACGAGAACCTTCGAAAACAGCATCGATACCTCACGGATTACAGCCAAACATCTCAGACGCATATCGACAAATTTCAACAGTTGAAAAATGGCTTCAAACTGCTCGGGTTTCAAGACGGCGAGGTTGATACAGTCTACCGAATTCTGGCTGCCGTGCTTCATCTCGGTGATATTGAATTCGGCGAGGTGGCAAGCGAGGACAATACTGATAATAAGAGTCGAGTAATTGATACAGCACCTTTACACAGGG TTTCCCAATTACTCGGTGTGGAAGAGAATGATCTTCTGGAGGCCTTAACTTCGAACTCGGTTATGACCAGAGGAGAAACAATCACGCGGAACAATACAGTAGCGGAGGCCTGCGCAGCGAGGGACGCCATGGCAAAAGGACTTTACGGTCGATTGTTCGACTGGATGGTCAATCAAATTAACTGTTTGCTGTGCTTCAATCGTTCCCCGAACTACGAGCCGTTGGCCATCGGTCTTCTCGACATTTTCGGCTTCGAGAATTTCCCTAGAAATTCCTTCGAGCAGCTGTGCATAAACATCGCCAACGAGCAGATACAGTATTACTTCAATCAACATATCTTCACCTGGGAGCAGCAGGAATACATGGCGGAAGGGATACCAGTGGATCTGGTCGAGTTCTCAGACAACAGACCAGTGTTGGATATGCTGTTGAGTAAACCTATGGGACTTTTAGCCCTTTTAGACGAGGAAAGTCGATTTCCTAGGGCCACGAATAAGTCTTTAATCG AGAAGTTCCACAGCAACATCAAATCGAAATTCTACGTACGGCCGAAATCGGACGCGGTTTGTTTCGCCGTTCACCACTTCGCAGGACGCGTGGTCTACCAAGCAGAAGGATTCTTGGAAAAGAATAGAAACTTCTTGCCTCCTGAAGTCATTCAGCTGGTCAGGCAATCTCAGTACGATATGGTTCGCTTTTTGTTCCAATGCCCCATCACGAAAACTGGAAACCTATATTCTGCGGTACACGAGACTGACTCGAGGAAGTTGTCACAATCCAACCAGAATACAAAG GAACGTTACTCCAGTCGGGGATTGGCGTCGCAATCCAGAGCCCAACAAACGGTGGCTACGTACTTCCGGTACTCGCTAATGGATTTGTTGCAAAAAATGGTATCAGGATTGCCGCAATTCGTGCGCTGCATAAAACCAAACGATTCGAGGAGTCCCCGATTCTTCGACAAAGAAAAGGTCGTGAAACAGCTACGGTACACAGGAGTACTGGAGACAATAAGAATTCGACAGAACGGCTTCTCGCACAGAATACCATTCAACGAATTCTTGAAGAG ATATTGCTTCCTGGCATTCGGCTACGACGAACGAGTAGTAGCTAATCGCGATAATTGTCGGCTTCTTCTCATCCGCTTAAAGATGGACGGATGGGCGTTGGGCAGGACGAAAGTTTTCCTCAAATACTACCACGTCGAGTTTCTGTCGAAAATGTACGAGGAGCAACTCAAGAAAATCATCATGGTTCAGGCGTGCGTTCGTCGATGGCTCGCTAGGATCAGATTCAAGAAGCAGAAATGGCAATTCGCCGTATCCGTTGTCACTTTGCAACGGCACATTCGCGGATGGTTATCGAGAAAGCACATGATAGAGGAACtgaagaagaaggaagaagacgAGGAAGCCACTGCTCTCCAAAAAGCGCAAG ATGAACTGGCGGAAAAAGCAAAAGCCGAGGAGCAGCCTGAAGAAGTCGCCGAGAAAGTCCAGAAAGAAGCCTTGCAAGAATCCGACGCTGCCGTCATCATCCAGAGCC atttcAGGGGCTACACTATCCGAAAGCGTTTCGGTCCTGAACTAGAAGAACGCTTTAAGAGGATCTTGAACGGTCACAACGATAAATTCGAAGCTCACAAAGCGTTATTAAGGGAGGGTCTTAAGAACGCAGACGCCGCGTTCATTGTACAGCGATGGTataagaaagaagagaaggTTAAGAAAAGGAAGCCACCTCCGAGAGATAATATTCATCCTAAGCTAAGACAAGCAGATCTCATACAATTCTCTCAGAAC GTTCACATGAAAAACCAAGAAGTGCACAAAAATCAACGTCGCAATAAAGTAGGAGTGCGATTGAACGACATCGACGAACCGCCACCGGATTATATTCGCCCCGAAGGATTCAGCATGGTGCAACCCATCATGCAGTATCGAAGCGGCGCTCAAGTGGAAGGAGAGGAGACCATCAAGTACTATCACGACCTGAAGAACGAGATGAGCAG TGGTTCGGACTTCGAAGACGACGAAGTTGGCTGGGACTTACCGCTGATACAGCTAGAAAATGACCTTCACCCATTGTCGAG GAGTCGAATAGGTCAAATTGTGGAAGTGAACGCCGAGAGGAGAGACCGTTTGGATGCCCAAGGCGATTACGCGATAGCTTCGGAGCAACAACTCTCGGATATATGGCTCAAAGCTTTGAGAAATCCAGGCGAGACGAACCAACAAGAAGAGAACTCGAACAGAGCGAG AGGTATCATGGCAAACTTCCag TACACGGACTAA
- the LOC128873618 gene encoding myosin-IIIb-like isoform X2: protein MTGGGTNMAYHGLSQHVNFDAIPDPGDRFVLEELIGEGTYGEVYSAQCNETGNKVAIKILENVADNIEEIEEEYLVLRDLCLHPNIPHFHGLFLKRAKPAQEEDQLWFVMELCTGGSVTDLVQGLKRKGRRLTDDQIAYILKETVEALIYLHSNHCMHRDVKGHNILLTEEARVKLVDFGVSSHLAETLARKNTSVGTPYWMAPEVIACEQQLDSSYDSRCDVWSVGITAIELAEGDPPLSELHPMRALFQIPRNPPPALKNPDAHSPELVDFITECLVKDLEHRPFASELKEHPLLVNIESKMDKIRMELREEIRRQRAFGRVHRQPEVTTKHGKLKTDRKTRPEKMYMDDLAALDMLSEDGIVEQLQHRYEQGQIYTYIGDILVAVNPFTNLGLYTGIEQKRYKGQARSDNPPHIFAVADAAYQALLHQRQNQAIVISGESGAGKTESANLLLKQLVYLSKAPNRNLEERILQINPIMEAFGNATTGINANSSRFGKYLDLTMTKGGKVTGARISVYLLEQSRVVAQAEGERNFHIFYYMYDGLEADNRLSEFYLDENLRKQHRYLTDYSQTSQTHIDKFQQLKNGFKLLGFQDGEVDTVYRILAAVLHLGDIEFGEVASEDNTDNKSRVIDTAPLHRVSQLLGVEENDLLEALTSNSVMTRGETITRNNTVAEACAARDAMAKGLYGRLFDWMVNQINCLLCFNRSPNYEPLAIGLLDIFGFENFPRNSFEQLCINIANEQIQYYFNQHIFTWEQQEYMAEGIPVDLVEFSDNRPVLDMLLSKPMGLLALLDEESRFPRATNKSLIEKFHSNIKSKFYVRPKSDAVCFAVHHFAGRVVYQAEGFLEKNRNFLPPEVIQLVRQSQYDMVRFLFQCPITKTGNLYSAVHETDSRKLSQSNQNTKERYSSRGLASQSRAQQTVATYFRYSLMDLLQKMVSGLPQFVRCIKPNDSRSPRFFDKEKVVKQLRYTGVLETIRIRQNGFSHRIPFNEFLKRYCFLAFGYDERVVANRDNCRLLLIRLKMDGWALGRTKVFLKYYHVEFLSKMYEEQLKKIIMVQACVRRWLARIRFKKQKWQFAVSVVTLQRHIRGWLSRKHMIEELKKKEEDEEATALQKAQDELAEKAKAEEQPEEVAEKVQKEALQESDAAVIIQSHFRGYTIRKRFGPELEERFKRILNGHNDKFEAHKALLREGLKNADAAFIVQRWYKKEEKVKKRKPPPRDNIHPKLRQADLIQFSQNVHMKNQEVHKNQRRNKVGVRLNDIDEPPPDYIRPEGFSMVQPIMQYRSGAQVEGEETIKYYHDLKNEMSSGSDFEDDEVGWDLPLIQLENDLHPLSRSRIGQIVEVNAERRDRLDAQGDYAIASEQQLSDIWLKALRNPGETNQQEENSNRASTRTNHVSVNNLRSSEPHPHRKQSGVNSSNINDSIGLRSKYANRPNGMNEHQQSINGHQRNVNGCSANGHQNLSNGHSSFANGHPTFVNGHTNHNHTALNRHEAQTNDHSAKGDVAKVNGHQPYSNGHRNIINGCQNGLFVNKMVANGFTSQREDSSGQSGFNNGVKNNFNDRMKIIEPAKENSDFEKGRRNGVDCKNGINRTVANQNAVSGRVCVRKELGKDTFGTPADLRQLLRPTIIQKRQEIIKVDYDPEDINGPYNFRQLLRPAEYLPTESLRKRKGGLACNGAPASKDKIPEKHVKRRAPLAPNQNKLVNMKK, encoded by the exons ATGACCGGTGGTGGGACCAACATGGCGTATCACGGTCTCAGTCAGCATGTAAATTTCGACGCGATTCCCGATCCTGGGGATCGTTTCGTTTTGGAGGAATTGATCGGCGAGGGGACGTACGGGGAAGTTTATTCCGCGCAATGCAACGAGACTGGCAATAAAGTCGCGATTAAGATACTGGAGAATGTTGCAGACAACATCGAAGAAATCGAAGAAGAGTATCTCGTGTTGAGGGATCTCTGCCTGCATCCGAACATTCCACACTTTCATGGTTTATTCTTGAAACGAGCGAAACCTGCCCAGGAGGAAGATCAATTATGGTTCGTCATGGAG TTGTGCACCGGTGGGTCGGTGACCGATCTCGTGCAGGGTCTCAAGAGAAAAGGAAGACGTCTAACGGACGATCAAATAGCTTACATCCTCAAAGAAACAGTAGAagcgttaatttatttacacagCAATCATTGCATGCACCGTGACGTTAAAGGACACAACATTTTACTCACCGAGGAGGCACGAGTAAAACTGGTTGACTTTGGCGTGTCCTCGCATCTTGCTGAAACGCTGGCGAGGAAGAACACATCTGTCGGCACGCCATACTGGATGGCGCCTGAG GTAATAGCCTGCGAGCAACAACTGGACTCCTCCTACGATTCTCGTTGCGACGTGTGGTCGGTTGGGATCACAGCCATCGAGTTAGCAGAGGGTGACCCGCCCCTGTCCGAGCTTCACCCCATGAGGGCACTGTTTCAAATCCCAAGGAACCCACCTCCAGCTTTGAAGAACCCCGACGCTCATTCGCCGGAGCTGGTGGACTTCATCACGGAGTGTTTGGTGAAAGATCTCGAGCATCGACCTTTCGCCAGCGAATTGAAAGAGCATCCTTTGTTGGTGAATATCGAATCGAAGATGGACAAGATCAGAATGGAACTGAGGGAAGAGATTCGTCGACAGAGAGCTTTCGGTAGGGTTCACAGGCAACCGGAAGTGACAACCAAGCATGGAAAATTGAAGACTGATCGGAAAACCAGACCAGAGAAAATGTACATGGATGACCTGGCTGCTCTGGATATGTTGTCCGAAGATGGGATTGTTGAACAATTGCAACACAGATACGAACAGGGTCAGATATACACGTACATCGGAGATATCCTGGTCGCAGTCAACCCTTTCACGAATTTGGGATTGTACACGGGAATT GAGCAAAAGAGATACAAAGGTCAAGCGAGGTCGGATAATCCGCCTCATATTTTCGCTGTCGCTGACGCTGCCTACCAAGCATTGCTTCATCAGCGACAAAATCAAGCGATTGTTATCAGCGGTGAATCCGGAGCAGGGAAAACCGAAAGCGCCAATTTGCTATTGAAACAACTAGTCTACTTAAGCAAGGCTCCGAATCGTAATCTGGAAGAAAGgattcttcaaataaatccTATAATGGAGGCTTTTGGTAACGCAACTACTGGGATTAACGCAAACTCGTCGAGGTTTGGAAAGTATTTGGATTTGACGATGACTAAAGGTGGGAAGGTTACTGGCGCCAGAATATCCGTGTACTTGTTGGAGCAGTCTCGAGTAGTGGCTCAAGCAGA AGGTGAGCGCAACTTCCACATATTCTACTACATGTACGATGGCCTAGAGGCAGATAATCGCCTGTCAGAGTTCTACCTAGACGAGAACCTTCGAAAACAGCATCGATACCTCACGGATTACAGCCAAACATCTCAGACGCATATCGACAAATTTCAACAGTTGAAAAATGGCTTCAAACTGCTCGGGTTTCAAGACGGCGAGGTTGATACAGTCTACCGAATTCTGGCTGCCGTGCTTCATCTCGGTGATATTGAATTCGGCGAGGTGGCAAGCGAGGACAATACTGATAATAAGAGTCGAGTAATTGATACAGCACCTTTACACAGGG TTTCCCAATTACTCGGTGTGGAAGAGAATGATCTTCTGGAGGCCTTAACTTCGAACTCGGTTATGACCAGAGGAGAAACAATCACGCGGAACAATACAGTAGCGGAGGCCTGCGCAGCGAGGGACGCCATGGCAAAAGGACTTTACGGTCGATTGTTCGACTGGATGGTCAATCAAATTAACTGTTTGCTGTGCTTCAATCGTTCCCCGAACTACGAGCCGTTGGCCATCGGTCTTCTCGACATTTTCGGCTTCGAGAATTTCCCTAGAAATTCCTTCGAGCAGCTGTGCATAAACATCGCCAACGAGCAGATACAGTATTACTTCAATCAACATATCTTCACCTGGGAGCAGCAGGAATACATGGCGGAAGGGATACCAGTGGATCTGGTCGAGTTCTCAGACAACAGACCAGTGTTGGATATGCTGTTGAGTAAACCTATGGGACTTTTAGCCCTTTTAGACGAGGAAAGTCGATTTCCTAGGGCCACGAATAAGTCTTTAATCG AGAAGTTCCACAGCAACATCAAATCGAAATTCTACGTACGGCCGAAATCGGACGCGGTTTGTTTCGCCGTTCACCACTTCGCAGGACGCGTGGTCTACCAAGCAGAAGGATTCTTGGAAAAGAATAGAAACTTCTTGCCTCCTGAAGTCATTCAGCTGGTCAGGCAATCTCAGTACGATATGGTTCGCTTTTTGTTCCAATGCCCCATCACGAAAACTGGAAACCTATATTCTGCGGTACACGAGACTGACTCGAGGAAGTTGTCACAATCCAACCAGAATACAAAG GAACGTTACTCCAGTCGGGGATTGGCGTCGCAATCCAGAGCCCAACAAACGGTGGCTACGTACTTCCGGTACTCGCTAATGGATTTGTTGCAAAAAATGGTATCAGGATTGCCGCAATTCGTGCGCTGCATAAAACCAAACGATTCGAGGAGTCCCCGATTCTTCGACAAAGAAAAGGTCGTGAAACAGCTACGGTACACAGGAGTACTGGAGACAATAAGAATTCGACAGAACGGCTTCTCGCACAGAATACCATTCAACGAATTCTTGAAGAG ATATTGCTTCCTGGCATTCGGCTACGACGAACGAGTAGTAGCTAATCGCGATAATTGTCGGCTTCTTCTCATCCGCTTAAAGATGGACGGATGGGCGTTGGGCAGGACGAAAGTTTTCCTCAAATACTACCACGTCGAGTTTCTGTCGAAAATGTACGAGGAGCAACTCAAGAAAATCATCATGGTTCAGGCGTGCGTTCGTCGATGGCTCGCTAGGATCAGATTCAAGAAGCAGAAATGGCAATTCGCCGTATCCGTTGTCACTTTGCAACGGCACATTCGCGGATGGTTATCGAGAAAGCACATGATAGAGGAACtgaagaagaaggaagaagacgAGGAAGCCACTGCTCTCCAAAAAGCGCAAG ATGAACTGGCGGAAAAAGCAAAAGCCGAGGAGCAGCCTGAAGAAGTCGCCGAGAAAGTCCAGAAAGAAGCCTTGCAAGAATCCGACGCTGCCGTCATCATCCAGAGCC atttcAGGGGCTACACTATCCGAAAGCGTTTCGGTCCTGAACTAGAAGAACGCTTTAAGAGGATCTTGAACGGTCACAACGATAAATTCGAAGCTCACAAAGCGTTATTAAGGGAGGGTCTTAAGAACGCAGACGCCGCGTTCATTGTACAGCGATGGTataagaaagaagagaaggTTAAGAAAAGGAAGCCACCTCCGAGAGATAATATTCATCCTAAGCTAAGACAAGCAGATCTCATACAATTCTCTCAGAAC GTTCACATGAAAAACCAAGAAGTGCACAAAAATCAACGTCGCAATAAAGTAGGAGTGCGATTGAACGACATCGACGAACCGCCACCGGATTATATTCGCCCCGAAGGATTCAGCATGGTGCAACCCATCATGCAGTATCGAAGCGGCGCTCAAGTGGAAGGAGAGGAGACCATCAAGTACTATCACGACCTGAAGAACGAGATGAGCAG TGGTTCGGACTTCGAAGACGACGAAGTTGGCTGGGACTTACCGCTGATACAGCTAGAAAATGACCTTCACCCATTGTCGAG GAGTCGAATAGGTCAAATTGTGGAAGTGAACGCCGAGAGGAGAGACCGTTTGGATGCCCAAGGCGATTACGCGATAGCTTCGGAGCAACAACTCTCGGATATATGGCTCAAAGCTTTGAGAAATCCAGGCGAGACGAACCAACAAGAAGAGAACTCGAACAGAGCGAG TACACGGACTAATCACGTGTCTGTCAACAACCTGCGGTCCTCTGAGCCCCATCCGCACCGCAAGCAATCTGGAGTCAACTCTTCGAATATCAACGATTCAATTGGCCTACGATCTAAATACGCCAACAGACCGAACGGTATGAACGAACATCAGCAATCAATCAATGGTCATCAGCGCAACGTCAACGGATGTTCCGCGAATGGACACCAAAACTTATCCAATGGACACTCCAGTTTTGCAAatggacatccaacatttgtTAACGGCCACACAAATCACAATCACACAGCGTTGAACAGACACGAAGCCCAAACTAACGACCATTCCGCGAAAGGTGATGTGGCTAAGGTCAATGGTCACCAACCTTACAGCAACGGGCATCGAAATATCATCAATGGTTGCCAAAATGGTCTATTCGTCAACAAAATGGTCGCTAACGGGTTCACAAGTCAGAGAGAGGATTCAAGCGGTCAGTCTGGATTTAACAACGGGGtcaagaataatttcaatgatcGCATGAAGATAATTGAGCCTGCGAAGGAGAACAGCGATTTCGAGAAAGGTCGACGAAACGGAGTGGACTGTAAAAATGGAATCAATCGAACGGTTGCCAATCAAAACGCTGTGAGCGGTCGAGTATGTGTGAGAAAGGAATTGGGGAAGGACACGTTCGGTACTCCAGCTGATCTTAGACAACTCCTGAGGCCCACCATCATTCAAAAACGCCAGGAGATCATCAAAGTCGATTACGATCCAGAAGACATTAACGGACCATATAATTTCAGACAGCTTTTAAGACCAGCCGAATATCTTCCCACCGAATCActaagaaagagaaaaggcGGGCTGGCTTGCAACGGAGCTCCTGCGTCGAAGGATAAAATTCCTGAGAAACACGTAAAGCGAAGGGCACCGTTGGCGCCTAATCAAAATAAACTCGTTAATATGAAGAAGTAA